AAAAAGggccataatgatgcttaaatactccacaaaccctaaaagttagggtttcacccagacactAGTACGTCTagcgtacatatgtgtacgcccagcgtactagggcacaCCCTAATACGCTTAACATACtcatatgtacgcccaacgtactacttTTGCTCCAGAGTTACCattttgccactagggcttcCCATGACCACTCATTTCTAATCTAAGGACTAAAAATGCCATAATTACAACCCAAGGGATGAATTTGAAATTACTTTAagattggggtgttacaacttgCGACGTGGCTCACATCGCTAGACCTCTATACTTACATCGTGACTACAAGTTTTTCCCTTAAACACCAAAATCTTGAAATCCTCAAATTGACAATTTGACAACCTTGAAAATAGGTGTTACATTATATGAATACATTGATCAAATTATTGATATTCCCAAATTAAATTATCATTTTTTTGTCACAAATAAATAATtcttagaaaattttcaaaatgatgTATAATTACTTGATTACGAAAAGTTAAATTTGGGCTTTAATAGCTTAAAGATTCATAATGATCTCAGAAACAAAATTGAAAGAAGATTCATACCGACTTTTAGTCGTTAGGAGTAAAAAATGTAAGCTTTTCAACATCTTGTAGACCCAAAAACTGCAAGGCAAAAAGTGAAATCAACGGTTTGTTGATGTTAATATTGATGTCAGAGACTagttttttcttatttgttaatATTGTGGTTTATCGAAGAAAGAAGATGAAGGTAGACGACGACTTGGGTTTCGATAACCACAACAGAGGCTTCAATGATGATTATGGACGTCATTGCAGAGAAACAATGTCGTCGGGGCATACTAATCATGACCGCAATATGAGATTTTTTTGAAAGAGAATATGAATATAATTTCTTGAACGTATTTGAAAGAAAAAGGATATTGTGGGGTGGGATGGACTCCATTTTATTttctaaatattttatatatgaaaagAAATATAGAATTTGAAGGAAAAAAAGTGTAAGATAACAAAagacaaaaaaatttaaatttatacaggtacaaatccaaaattttattgaataaaACCACAAAAAATGACAACAAGATATACATTATTTTTATAGTCTCGTCAACTATAAAATCATTAGgaaagttataatttttttttattaaaaaaatacattACATTTTTTAGAATTAAATGAATCAACTATAAAATCATTAGgaaagttataattttttttttattaaaaaaatacattACATTTTTTAGAATTAAATGAATCGCTAGATGTCTAAAAGTTAATTTTAAACGTGTATACTTTTCAAATGCACGTTGTAATAGTAAATCATCGGTGATTCACCGGAATTATCGCCGACGGCAATAGACCACATGTCCTCCAGCGAGTAAGTGTGGTAGGTAGACAAGACGTCTTAACTTTGTGATATCAAACTTTAAAGAATCACCACCCAAAAGTTGACCTACCCCTCAATACCAAAACCTTCTTAACTtaataaacaaacataaacatGACTTTCCGTTTCATATGACTCCACGTTATTGTCGACTTAGTATAATCTTtttcataatttattttattcaaagaCATGTGGCTACAAAGTCAGCATAAAAGTGGTATAACAAAAAAACAACTCCAGCCTCACCAACCACACCAATGCCCAATTGCCCATTATGCCCTCCGACCACTTGATCAAATTTCCATTACTACCCTTCAAACCAACCCATAATCCCCAAACTACCCTCCGGCCACCACAGGCGTATAAAGGATTTTGCCTTTTTGCaaccttttaattcccaatccaGACGCctatttctctctctagaaatattTTCCGATGGAGCCGGAGAAGGAGATAATTTTCCGATCAAAACTCCCGGATATCTACATACCCAAACATCTACCTTTACACtcgtattgttttgaaaacatttcagACTTCAGTGAACGCCCTTGTCTCATTGATGGCGCCACCGGTGAAGTCCACACCTACGCCGAAGTCGAGCTCACGTCACGAAAAGTTGCTTCTGCTCTTCACCAACTCGGCATCAACAAGGGCGACGTAATCATGATCTTGCTTCCAAACTCGGCTGAATTCGTTTACTCTTTCTTCGGTGCATCTTATCTAGGCGCCATCTCCACCATGGCCAACCCGTTCTTCACCGCTGCTGAGATCATCAAGCAGGCAAAAGCCTCCAGCGCTAAGATCATCATCACGCAATCCGCACACGTACCGAAGGTCAGAGACTTCGCATCGGATAATTCAGTTAAGATTGTGTGCATCGATTCGGCTCCGGAAGGATGTTTGCACTATTCGGAGCTGATTTCCGGCGACGAGACTAAATTGCCGGAGGTTGAGATCTCGTCTGACGACGTGGTGGCTCTACCGTACTCCTCCGGGACCACTGGTCTACCAAAAGGAGTGATGCTGACTCACAAGGGGCTTGTGACGAGCGTCGCACAACAAGTCGATGGAGAGAATCCTAATTTATGGATCCACAAAGAGGATGTGTTGATTTGCGTGTTGCCGTTGTTCCACATCTACTCGTTGAATTCGATCTTGTTGTGTGGATTACGCGCAGGTGCAGCCATCCTTATCATGCAGAAATTCGACATAGTTCCATTTCTGCAACTGATCGAGAAGTACAAAGTGACGATCGGACCATTCGTGCCGCCGATCGTGTTGACGATCGCGAACAACGAGGAATTGGTGGATAAGTACGATTTGTCATCGATAAGGACGGTAATGTCCGGCGCGGCGCCGTTGGGAAAAGAGCTTGAAGATACTGTTAGGATGAAGTTCCCGAATGCGAAGCTTGGACAGGTATGGCGTTCCTTCCACAAcattctctctctcacacacttgAACACACAGTTGATGCATCTGTCTACACGTATTTCTTATGATTATCTAAAATTAACATCATTTTCAATACTCTCGTTATATGAACTGAACAAACCAGTATTGTCCTTTTGCGAAACAGGTAAGATAAATGTCTGGAAATGTAGTTTGATTGATGGTTTTATATTAAATGGAAAGAgccaaaaatatttaattttttttagaccCACTGAATTAAATGAAAACCGAATCCATTGCTTCATTTAACAGATGAGATTTAATTTGTTAGGTCCTTATAAACATAATAAGAccaatttattcatttttatacaacTTGGGTTACAAGGAGTCCATAAATATTTGTTACCCCATCGACATAATTGGTTGGTAAAATACTCCATACATCATTATTACCAATTATAGAAATACCTAACATGAAATTCTATATAATTGTAGTAGCTAGTTGTTTtgtaactagtttataacctgtggaaccacagttataaaatcaattaaaatttcatattaaaaactcaaaattattaatcaattattttaaataaattgtattaattaagagattttttttgttatataaaattataaatcattgatttaaatatatatatatatatatgtgaaattatattactatcaactttattttaattcttattctaatgttattaatttaatgtgtTTAGAgtgtaaaatataaaatttaaaatttaaaatgaaaaatgaatatgTTGACAAGTGACATGATATTAATTAGGAAACCTAATaaggtgacacatgacaaaaggataataaacatatttttttgttagaatACGAAAATTGGTTACTcgtatatatttttatgtaattacACATTAAGTTAGCTTTTAGCCtgttaacttatatatattttatgtaaATTTACAAATTTTAAAAGCTTACCGCTACATACCaaatatttatacataaataaaatatgcattataCTTGTTTAGTTATAACAAATTTAAGTTCCCAATAATAatttaaatatgtaaaataaaAATTGCATTAGAAAAAAAGATATAAGAAAACTATTTACTAGATCTTTACGTCGAGGGCATGTTTGACAAAATTAGCTGTTCACCAGGTAGTTGATAGTTGATAACGGATGGTTGAATAATGACAGGGTTACGGTATGACAGAGGCAGGACCAGTGTTAGCCATGTGCTTAGCCTTCGCTAAAGAGCCATTCGACATAAAGTCCGGTGCATGTGGCACCGTGGTCCGTAATGCCGAGATGAAAATCATCGATCCCGAAACCGGTGCCTCACTTCCTAAAAACCAACGAGGCGAGATTTGTATTCGTGGTGACCAAATCATGAAAGGTATTGTACCTATTTTTCTAATCCTTATCTTTGTACACTATGTGTCAACATCAATATATGTCACAATTTGATTGTCATCTACTATTCAaccaaatatgttttttttttaatgtggATTGAATTATCTATAGGTTATTTGAATGACCCTGAGGCGACTAAGAGTACAATAGACTCAGAGGGTTGGTTACATACGGGTGATATTGGGTacattgatgatgatgatgagcttACCATTGTTGATCGGCTTAAGGAGTTGATTAAATACAAAGGATTTCAAGTAGCACCCGCTGAGCTGGAAGCCTTGTTGCTTACTCATCCCGACATTTCTGATGCTGCAGTTGTCCCGTAAGTTTGCACTTTCTCATCACAACAACTGAATTAATTGTTAGCAAAAGACCATGACTAAAAATTTAATAGTACTCACGTAAGTGGTCAGgatataaaaattaattaaaagatgTTCTGATATTCGTACTATGTCAAGATTGTGATTTACCTTTTCTATTTTTTGGCCGCTAGTGAAGTACGATGAACTTTTTGTTACACATAATAAAGGAATAAATCTTAAAAAGATGATTAATGTGAGTATCGAACTATACAAATACCTAAATTGTCCTTGGgggttaaaaatgaaaatagCGAGAATAGCATGACTGGATCTGGCACCAAAATCGGGTTGGCACATGTGTTGTCATTGCTAGTTGGCTCTAGCATTAAATAGAATTATACGGAGtattttataattataaaatattaaaatatctaaatatgCACTTACCTCCCACCAACTATTCTGACTAAACAAGGAGTGCCCATCCACCATGAAAATTGACACTTTGACTCCTTATAAGTAGGTTGTCGTGTGTCAATTAGCTAGTTTCATTTTAATTAGgttttttactttttataaaTTGCATCGATTTGATTTTGACATAATATTTTGTGATGCGTTTATCTCAGAATGAAAGATGAAGCAGCAGGAGAGGTTCCGGTTGCATTTGTGGTGAAATCTGCTGACTCAAGCATAACAGAGGACGATATTAAGAAATTTATACACAAACAGGTAATTAATTATCTTTATATATAATCATCCATAAAACTATGTATTTACTTGAATGTGTATTTATTAATGGTagtcttttttttatatatatataatttacaggTAGTATTCTATAAAAGAATAAACCGTGTGTTTTTTATCGATGCGATTCCTAAATCGCCATCAGGGAAAATTCTTCGTAAAGACTTGAGAGCAATGCTTGCTGCTGGTGTTCCAAATTAAATGTTATTAGATAACATTAATAACTTAATGGATGAAATTTGTTAAGGATTGTATTTTGTTGTCTGTATATTaaaccatttttatttttaaatattgtttttAATAAAGTTATGATTTGTTGAGAAGTCTTTTTTTCACTTGATGAAAACATCAATGTACTCTTTCAAGCTTGAGTTATTCTTTTTTGTTCTCTAGTGCTCGAGAATATAATGAATGATCTTGACGAAATAACTTTAATAACTTTTTACCTTATTGTTGGGTGTAAGTGATGAACACTAAGAGTTCTTGTATTGAATGATAATGATAATAACATTTACATGAGTTGGTATAAATACATAGAAATACAGTTGATTCCTAAATACAATCATAAGACCCGGTATAAGAGTGTGAGTAGGACTAAGACTATACACATGTGCTCTTATACATAGAAAGTACCGTTATTACCCCCTACAAGCTCAAAGTCGGGTCGAATTTGAAGCTTGTGTCTTAAGGTCATTAAACGATCTTTGTGTAAAGGTTTCGTGAAGATGTCCACTAC
The genomic region above belongs to Lactuca sativa cultivar Salinas chromosome 4, Lsat_Salinas_v11, whole genome shotgun sequence and contains:
- the LOC111892323 gene encoding 4-coumarate--CoA ligase 2 — protein: MEPEKEIIFRSKLPDIYIPKHLPLHSYCFENISDFSERPCLIDGATGEVHTYAEVELTSRKVASALHQLGINKGDVIMILLPNSAEFVYSFFGASYLGAISTMANPFFTAAEIIKQAKASSAKIIITQSAHVPKVRDFASDNSVKIVCIDSAPEGCLHYSELISGDETKLPEVEISSDDVVALPYSSGTTGLPKGVMLTHKGLVTSVAQQVDGENPNLWIHKEDVLICVLPLFHIYSLNSILLCGLRAGAAILIMQKFDIVPFLQLIEKYKVTIGPFVPPIVLTIANNEELVDKYDLSSIRTVMSGAAPLGKELEDTVRMKFPNAKLGQGYGMTEAGPVLAMCLAFAKEPFDIKSGACGTVVRNAEMKIIDPETGASLPKNQRGEICIRGDQIMKGYLNDPEATKSTIDSEGWLHTGDIGYIDDDDELTIVDRLKELIKYKGFQVAPAELEALLLTHPDISDAAVVPMKDEAAGEVPVAFVVKSADSSITEDDIKKFIHKQVVFYKRINRVFFIDAIPKSPSGKILRKDLRAMLAAGVPN